A single Cucumis melo cultivar AY chromosome 4, USDA_Cmelo_AY_1.0, whole genome shotgun sequence DNA region contains:
- the LOC103499189 gene encoding GDSL esterase/lipase 2-like — translation MAASKFPSSLLVYFIVIAVCMQICKGNPKIPLPKLHVPLFIFGDSLFDAGNNNYINTPFQSNFWPYGETFFNFPTGRFSDGRLIPDFIAKYANLPFIHPYLNPTNKNYLHGVNFASAGAGALVETQQGFVIDLKTQLSYFNKVRKVFEEVGGGHEGGAKALLSRAVYLINIGSNDYLAPFLTNSTLFQSHSPQQYVDLVIGNLTTVIKGIYKNGGRKFAFFGVGPLGCFPLVKAVILQGKDECFDEITELAKLHNKHLYKTLLRLEKKLEGFVYTYVDSFTVVIELLNNPAKYGLKEGKVACCGSGPFRGYFSCGGRNGEEYKLCNNPSQHLFFDATHFTDKANQLYAELLWNGNLQTIKPYNLKTLFHV, via the exons ATGGCAGCTTCAAAGTTCCCTTCATCTTtgttagtctactttatagttATTGCTGTGTGTATGCAAATTTGCAAAGGTAATCCAAAAATACCTTTGCCAAAATTACATGTACCCTTGTTTATCTTTGGGGATTCCCTGTTTGATGCTGGAAACAATAACTACATCAATACCCCTTTTCAATCAAATTTCTGGCCTTATGGTGAAACCTTTTTCAATTTCCCAACTGGAAGATTTTCAGATGGTCGCTTGATTCCTGATTTCATCG CTAAATATGCTAATTTGCCATTCATCCATCCATATCTTAATCCTACGAACAAAAATTACCTTCATGGAGTGAACTTTGCATCAGCAGGAGCAGGAGCTTTAGTTGAAACCCAGCAAGGATTT GTAATAGACTTGAAAACCCAGCTGAGCTATTTCAACAAAGTAAGAAAGGTATTTGAAGAGGTAGGTGGAGGACATGAAGGAGGAGCCAAGGCATTACTATCCAGAGCTGTCTACTTAATCAACATTGGAAGCAATGATTATCTTGCTCCTTTCCTTACAAATTCAACCCTCTTTCAATCCCATTCTCCACAACAATATGTTGACTTGGTCATCGGAAACTTAACCACTGTCATCAAA GGAATTTATAAGAATGGAGGAAGAAAGTTTGCATTTTTTGGCGTTGGACCTCTAGGTTGTTTTCCCTTGGTGAAGGCAGTAATTTTACAAGGCAAAGATGAATGCTTTGATGAGATTACAGAACTTGCGAAACTGCACAACAAACATCTTTACAAAACTCTCCTGCGTCTTGAAAAGAAGCTTGAAGGATTCGTATATACATACGTCGATTCTTTCACGGTTGTCATCGAACTGTTAAATAACCCTGCTAAATATG GTTTGAAGGAAGGAAAGGTAGCATGTTGTGGAAGTGGGCCATTCAGAGGATATTTTAGCTGTGGAGGAAGAAATGGAGAAGAGTATAAGTTGTGTAATAACCCAAGCCAACATTTATTCTTTGATGCTACCCATTTCACTGATAAGGCAAACCAATTATATGCTGAGCTGCTGTGGAATGGGAATCTCCAAACCATCAAGCCTTACAATCTTAAAACTCTATTTCATGTTTAA